The following coding sequences lie in one Gadus macrocephalus chromosome 1, ASM3116895v1 genomic window:
- the cacna1db gene encoding voltage-dependent L-type calcium channel subunit alpha-1D isoform X2 has translation MTPSPPSLSTVTTSLLAVRYRGDQGYVGDAWNVFDALVVIGSVVDIVLSQHYFADAWNTFDALIVVGSVVDIAITEINNQDSARISITFFRLFRVMRLVKLLSRGEGIRTLLWTFIKSFQALPYVALLIAMLFFIYAVIGMQVFGKIAMVDGTHINRNNNFQTFPQAVLMLFRCATGEAWQEIMLACMPSENCDSESGEKSCGSGFAIIYFISFYMLCAFLIINLFVAVIMDNFDYLTRDWSILGPHHLDEFKRIWSEYDPEAKGRIKHLDVVTLLRRIQPPLGFGKLCPHRVACKRLVAMNMPLNSDGTVMFNATLFALVRTALKIKTEGNLDLANEELRAVIKKIWKRTSMKLLDQVVPAAGDDEITVGKFYATFLIQDYFRKFKRRKEQGLVGRHPWDGLNTTMALQAGLRTLHDIGPEIRRAISCDLQEEGLVEANGEEEEEIYRRNGGLFGNHVCHANGDQRGSAHLSNVTQRPLQVLPSLPNATGAGDDDRGWAGGAEAAATATAAASSPLQHNHRQGPAHLREHPGCDAAKRHQSPVCSNANLNNANVPSVPPLANGTRPSSRRDPNGGVPASSSAAGRHAGEPAGRRKWNSSRTAPSPAARRSRTRYYEAYVRSEAGGGAYPAIRREEPGGGTSDEDWGSGEYYSGEEFNEDDIMFTRDRLSHMDYHDAEGDQDPEAPGGYYDDDQQPIFQDGCRSPKRRFLSSPQPSGRSTFSFECLRRQGSDEDPPPLSPSCTALPLHLMQQQVMAVAGFDTRRLRRLSPTQSLRSWATPPASPIGRDGSPSYTPLIQVDWRSPGSIGSIPGSLRRSSWYTDARDGPPSRAYSPSLLRLPTESHAHFMQKRGSANSLVEAVLISEGLGRYARDPKFVTAAKHEIADACAMTIDEMESAACHLLNGTMGNDGGGGGGGAAAVGNGGTDSLSEARLRELSLRDYSDEEPEACRSEEDLTDEMICITTL, from the exons TGGCGACCAGGGCTACGTGGGAGACGCCTGGAACGTCTTTGACGCTCTGGTGGTGATCGGGAGTGTAGTCGATATCGTCCTCAGTCAG CACTATTTCGCTGATGCATGGAACACGTTTGACGCATTAATTGTTGTGGGTAGCGTGGTCGATATTGCCATCACTGAGATCAAT AACCAGGACAGCGCACGCATCTCCATCACCTTCTTCCGCCTGTTCCGGGTGATGCGGTTGGTCAAGCTGctgagcaggggggaggggatcAGAACCCTGCTGTGGACCTTCATCAAGTCGTttcag GCTCTTCCCTACGTTGCCCTTCTGATCGCCATGCTCTTCTTCATCTATGCAGTCATCGGAATGCAG GTGTTTGGGAAAATAGCAATGGTGGACGGAACACATATCAACCGCAACAACAACTTCCAGACGTTTCCACAGGCTGTCCTGATGCTCTTCAG GTGTGCGACAGGTGAAGCATGGCAGGAGATAATGCTGGCCTGTATGCCGAGCGAAAATTGTGACTCTGAGTCTGGGGAGAAGAGCTGTGGCAGCGGCTTCGCCATCATCTACTTCATCAGCTTCTACATGCTCTGCGCCTTCCTG ATCATTAACCTGTTTGTGGCCGTCATCATGGACAACTTTGACTACCTTACTCGGGATTGGTCCATTCTGGGGCCACATCACCTGGATGAGTTCAAGAGGATCTGGTCCGAATACGACCCTGAAGCCAA GGGTCGGATCAAACATCTGGACGTGGTGACCCTGCTGAGGAGGATCCAGCCTCCCCTGGGCTTTGGGAAGCTCTGTCCCCACCGGGTGGCGTGCAAG CGTCTGGTGGCGATGAACATGCCTCTGAACAGCGACGGCACGGTGATGTTCAACGCCACGCTGTTCGCCCTGGTCCGGACCGCGCTGAAGATCAAGACTGAGG GTAACCTGGACCTGGCCAACGAGGAGCTGAGGGCGGTCATCAAGAAGATCTGGAAGAGGACCAGCATGAAGCTTCTGGACCAAGTGGTTCCAGCCGCAGGCG ATGACGAGATAACGGTGGGGAAGTTCTACGCCACCTTCCTGATCCAGGACTACTTCAGGAAGTTCAAGCGACGCAAGGAGCAAGGCCTGGTGGGGAGGCACCCCTGGGATGGACTCAACACCACCATGGCACTGCAG GCCGGTCTGCGGACGCTGCACGACATCGGACCGGAGATTCGGCGCGCCATATCATGTGacctgcaggaggaggggctggtggaggccaatggagaggaggaggaggagatctaCAGG CGTAACGGCGGTCTCTTCGGCAACCACGTCTGCCACGCCAACGGGGACCAGCGGGGCTCCGCCCATCTGTCCAACGTCACCCAGCGGCCGCTGCAGGTGCTCCCGTCCCTCCCCAACGCCACGGGGGCCGGCGACGACGACAGGGGATGGGCGGGAGGGGCCgaggccgccgccaccgccactgccgccgcctcctccccgCTTCAGCACAACCATCGccagggccccgcccacctccggGAACACCCCGGCTGTGACGCCGCCAAGAGGCACCAGTCGCCCGTGTGCTCCAACGCCAACCTCAACAACGCCAACGTGCCCTCCGTGCCGCCCCTGGCCAACGGGACCAGACCCTCGTCTCGCCGGGATCCCAACGGGGGCGTGCCGGCGTCGTCTAGCGCGGCCGGCCGGCACGCGGGAGAGCCGGCCGGCCGCAGGAAGTGGAACTCCAGCAG GACTGCTCCGTCTCCTGCTGCACGTAGGAGCAGGACGCGCTACTACGAGGCCTATGTCAG GTCGGAGGCAGGGGGCGGCGCCTACCCCGCTATTCGCCGAGAGGAGCCGGGGGGCGGGACCAGTGATGAGGACTGGGGCTCGGGGGAGTACTACAGTGGGGAGGAGTTCAACGAAGACGACATCATGTTCACAAGAGACAG GTTGTCTCACATGGACTACCATGACGCCGAGGGGGACCAGGACCCCGAAGCCCCCGGGGGTTACTATGACGACGACCAACAGCCCATCTTCCAAGATGGTTGTCGGTCACCCAAGAGGCGGTTTCTTTCCTCGCCGCAAC CGTCCGGCAGGTCCACCTTCAGCTTTGAGTGTCTGCGTCGCCAGGGCAGCGACGAggacccgccccctctctcgccctcctgcACGGCTCTGCCCCTGCACCTCATGCAGCAGCAG GTTATGGCTGTAGCCGGCTTTGACACCCGAAGATTACGACGTCTGTCTCCGACACAGTCGCTACGCTCCTGGGCCACTCCCCCGGCCTCGCCGATTGGTCGAGACGGCTCGCCCAGCTACACACCCCTCATCCAG GTGGACTGGCGCAGCCCGGGCAGCATCGGCAGCATCCCGGGGTCTCTGCGGAGGTCCTCCTGGTACACAGACGCCCGGGACGGACCCCCCAGCCGGGCCTACTCCCCCTCCCTACTCAGGCTGCCCACCGagagccacgcccacttcatGCAGAAGAGAGGAAGTGCCAACAGTCTGGTGGAGGCG gTGCTGATCTCGGAGGGGCTGGGCCGCTACGCCCGGGACCCCAAGTTCGTGACGGCCGCCAAGCACGAGATCGCCGACGCCTGTGCCATGACCATCGACGAGATGGAGAGCGCCGCCTGCCACCTGCTGAACGGCACTATGGGtaacgacggcggcggcggtggcggtggggcggcggcggtggggaaCGGCGGTACGGACTCGCTCTCCGAAGCGCGGCTCAGGGAGCTAAGTCTCCGTGACTACAGCGACGAGGAGCCGGAGGCGTGCCGGAGTGAGGAGGACCTGACTGACGAGATGATATGCATCACCACGCTATag